From a region of the Odontesthes bonariensis isolate fOdoBon6 chromosome 4, fOdoBon6.hap1, whole genome shotgun sequence genome:
- the LOC142378473 gene encoding claudin domain-containing protein 1-like isoform X1, with product MVDNRYATALVIGSVLSLLATVYLSVAVGTQHWFQYSSPPVKQGVNVSVLKEEFVNCEFDEKTYSEKTYTSMFRLNGTLGLWWRCIQVPTKSHWYKEPDDHPSVNDSDGRAQPPECTHQSGCPDPRMETACVSFTLPEQFIPKYKHPGNHSKEDLLRTYLWRCQFLLPLVSLALVFLSGLVGVCACLCRSFTPTFCVGVFHFLAGLCSLSTVCCFRAGVDLLHHYYKPPKGVEGSMGWSLYLALISFPLQMMAAALFLWAAKSHRNNYTRMTAYRVA from the exons ATGGTGGATAATCGGTATGCTACAGCTCTGGTCATCGGCTCGGTGCTGAGCCTGCTGGCCACAGTCTACCTCTCCGTGGCTGTGGGGACTCAGCACTGGTTCCAGTACAGCAGCCCACCAGTGAAACAGGGCGTCAACGTCTCGGTGCTCAAAGAAGAGTTTGTCAATTGCGAGTTTGATGAGAAGACCTACAGCGAGAAGACCTACACCTCAATGTTCCGCCTGAACGGCACTCTGGGACTGTGGTGGAGGTGCATCCAGGTGCCCACCAAGTCCCACTGGTACAAAGAGCCAG ATGATCATCCTTCAGTCAATGACAGTGACGGCAGAGCACAGCCCCCAGAGTGCACTCACCAGAGTGGATGTCCAG ACCCCAGGATGGAGACCGCTTGTGTGAGCTTCACTCTTCCTGAGCAATTCATCCCGAAGTACAAACACCCCGGAAACCACAGTAAAGAGGATCTGCTGAGAACAT ATCTGTGGAGGTGCCAGTTTCTCCTGCCCTTGGTGTCGCTGGCGCTCGTTTTCCTCAGTGGCCTCGTGGGCGTCTGCGCTTGCCTGTGCCGCAGCTTCACCCCTACGTTCTGTGTGGGAGTGTTCCACTTTCTTGCAG GTTTATGCTCTCTGAGCACTGTCTGCTGTTTCCGGGCGGGAGTAGATTTGCTCCACCACTATTACAAACCGCCCAAGGGGGTAGAGGGCTCGATGGGCTGGTCTCTCTACCTCGCCCTTATTTCCTTCCCCCTGCAGATGATGGCGGCGGCTCTGTTCCTGTGGGCGGCCAAAAGTCACCGCAACAATTACACCCGCATGACTGCTTACAGGGTCGCGTAG
- the glb1 gene encoding beta-galactosidase isoform X2 → MGGLPAWLLNKKDIVLRSSDPEYIAAVDKWMGKLLPMMKPYLYQNGGPIITVQVENEYGSYFACDYNYMRHLTKLFRSHLGDEVVLFTTDGAGLHYLKCGSIQGLYATVDFGPGSNITAAFGAQRHAEPHGPLVNSEFYTGWLDHWGSRHAVVSSVSVAKSLSQILAVGANVNMYMFIGGTNFGYWNGANSPYAAQPTSYDYDAPLTEAGDLTEKYFAIREVIKMYRDVPKGPIPPTTPKFAYGAVPMKKLQTISEALEMLSISGPVQSLYPQTFMELNQAFGYVLYRTTLPVNCSSPTPLSSPMNGVHDRAYVSVDGVATGILERNKVLTINVTGKAGSQVDILVENMGRINYGRDINDFKGLVSNLTLGGRPLTGWTMYRLGIDDAVSQGLLGDNPPTRKDAPQPAVLSPPAFYGGSFTIPDGIPDLPQDTYVKLPNWRKGQIWINGFNLGRYWPSRGPQVTLYVPAYILSTATANNVTVLELEGAPCGSQPCTVEFTATAVLNATVLSDNKRQRLFVRGDSL, encoded by the exons ATG GGTGGCCTGCCTGCCTGGCTTCTCAACAAGAAAGACATTGTGCTGCGATCTTCAGACCCAG AATACATCGCCGCTGTGGATAAGTGGATGGGGAAGTTATTGCCCATGATGAAGCCTTATCTCTATCAGAACGGAGGTCCAATCATCACCGTGCAG GTGGAGAACGAATATGGCAGTTACTTTGCATGTGACTACAACTACATGCGTCACCTGACCAAGCTGTTCCGCTCTCACCTGGGTGACGAGGTGGTGCTGTTCACTACAGATGGCGCCGGGCTGCACTACCTCAAGTGTGGCTCAATACAAGGCCTCTATGCCACCGTAGACTTCGGGCCAG GTTCGAATATAACCGCTGCCTTTGGTGCACAGCGACACGCTGAACCTCACGGACCTTTG GTGAACTCTGAATTTTACACTGGCTGGCTGGACCACTGGGGATCACGCCACGCCGTTGTGTCGTCTGTGTCAGTGGCCAAGTCTCTCAGCCAGATTCTGGCCGTGGGAGCGAACGTCAACAT GTACATGTTCATTGGAGGAACAAACTTTGGATACTGGAATG GCGCCAACTCGCCATACGCTGCGCAGCCCACAAGCTATGACTACGACGCTCCGCTCACAGAGGCGGGGGACCTTACAGAGAAATACTTTGCCATCAGAGAGGTCATCAAAATG TACCGGGACGTGCCGAAGGGACCGATACCCCCAACAACCCCGAAGTTTGCATATGGTGCTGTCCCAATGAAGAAG CTCCAGACCATATCAGAGGCTCTTGAAATGCTATCTATCTCTGGCCCTGTCCAAAGCTTGTATCCTCAGACTTTCATGGAGTTGAATCAG GCTTTTGGTTACGTGCTCTATAGGACGACTCTGCCTGTCAACTGCAGCAGCCCCACTCCTCTGTCATCACCTATGAACGGGGTCCACGACAGAGCGTATGTGTCTGTGGACGGG GTGGCCACAGGGATTCTCGAAAGGAACAAAGTCCTAACCATCAATGTGACAGGGAAGGCTGGCAGTCAGGTGGACATACTGGTGGAGAATATGGGCCGAATCAACTACGGAAGAGACATAAACGACTTCAAG GGTTTGGTGTCCAATCTGACTCTGGGAGGACGCCCACTTACCGGCTGGACCATGTACAGACTTGGCATTGATGACGCTGTCAGCCAGGGCCTCCTCGGAGATAATCCACCCACACGGAAAGATGCACCTCAGCCTGCTGTTTTATCCCCTCCGGCCTTCTATGGGGGAAGCTTCACGATTCCCGACGGCATCCCAGACCTCCCTCAAGACACCTATGTCAAGCTGCCCAACTGGAGGAAG GGCCAGATCTGGATTAACGGCTTCAATTTAGGGCGCTACTGGCCCTCCCGAGGACCCCAGGTGACTCTTTACGTCCCTGCCTACATCCTCAGCACAGCTACAGCCAACAATGTGACCGTCCTGGAGCTTGAGGGGGCTCCTTGCGGCTCCCAGCCGTGCACTGTGGAGTTCACTGCCACCGCAGTCCTAAACGCAACAGTCCTGTCTGACAACAAGCGGCAGAGACTGTTTGTTAGAGGGGACTCACTGTGA
- the LOC142378473 gene encoding claudin domain-containing protein 1-like isoform X2, with the protein MVDNRYATALVIGSVLSLLATVYLSVAVGTQHWFQYSSPPVKQGVNVSVLKEEFVNCEFDEKTYSEKTYTSMFRLNGTLGLWWRCIQVPTKSHWYKEPDPRMETACVSFTLPEQFIPKYKHPGNHSKEDLLRTYLWRCQFLLPLVSLALVFLSGLVGVCACLCRSFTPTFCVGVFHFLAGLCSLSTVCCFRAGVDLLHHYYKPPKGVEGSMGWSLYLALISFPLQMMAAALFLWAAKSHRNNYTRMTAYRVA; encoded by the exons ATGGTGGATAATCGGTATGCTACAGCTCTGGTCATCGGCTCGGTGCTGAGCCTGCTGGCCACAGTCTACCTCTCCGTGGCTGTGGGGACTCAGCACTGGTTCCAGTACAGCAGCCCACCAGTGAAACAGGGCGTCAACGTCTCGGTGCTCAAAGAAGAGTTTGTCAATTGCGAGTTTGATGAGAAGACCTACAGCGAGAAGACCTACACCTCAATGTTCCGCCTGAACGGCACTCTGGGACTGTGGTGGAGGTGCATCCAGGTGCCCACCAAGTCCCACTGGTACAAAGAGCCAG ACCCCAGGATGGAGACCGCTTGTGTGAGCTTCACTCTTCCTGAGCAATTCATCCCGAAGTACAAACACCCCGGAAACCACAGTAAAGAGGATCTGCTGAGAACAT ATCTGTGGAGGTGCCAGTTTCTCCTGCCCTTGGTGTCGCTGGCGCTCGTTTTCCTCAGTGGCCTCGTGGGCGTCTGCGCTTGCCTGTGCCGCAGCTTCACCCCTACGTTCTGTGTGGGAGTGTTCCACTTTCTTGCAG GTTTATGCTCTCTGAGCACTGTCTGCTGTTTCCGGGCGGGAGTAGATTTGCTCCACCACTATTACAAACCGCCCAAGGGGGTAGAGGGCTCGATGGGCTGGTCTCTCTACCTCGCCCTTATTTCCTTCCCCCTGCAGATGATGGCGGCGGCTCTGTTCCTGTGGGCGGCCAAAAGTCACCGCAACAATTACACCCGCATGACTGCTTACAGGGTCGCGTAG
- the LOC142378472 gene encoding N-acyl-aromatic-L-amino acid amidohydrolase (carboxylate-forming) B-like, translating to MERIFFPPLSTVAVSGGTHGNEMTGVYIVREMEKEAVNMTGSVSITPVMANPRAVDACRRYTEMDLNRCFTDALLSSPITDSTPYELRRAQELNAQLGPKGSEEAVDLLIDLHNTTANMGLSLIFYSLDWITLHIYKYIQSKMSSMPVRAVQLDIPISDAYSLESVGKHGLAIEVGPQPNGVLRADIFNMVKEAVDHTVTWLQEFNSGCTFEGGEVEAYTFLKSVDYPRDPAGEITAAIHPKLQDNDFKLLRPGDPMFMSFSGETVKHEGEELYPFFVNECAYYEKKIAFHLARKTTFTFPSICVKKD from the exons ATGGAGCGCATATTTTTCCCACCGCTGTCCACTGTTGCCGTTTCTGGTGGCACCCATGGGAACGAGATGACAGGGGTGTACATTGTGAGGGAAATGGAGAAAGAAGCGGTGAATATGACGGGATCTGTTTCCATAACTCCTGTCATGGCAAATCCACGAGCTGTTGATGCTTGCAGAAGATACACAGAGATGGATCTCAACCGCTGTTTTACAGATGCGTTGTTGAG TTCCCCCATAACAGATTCAACACCCTACGAGTTGAGGAGAGCTCAGGAGCTGAACGCCCAGCTGGGACCCAAAGGAAGTGAGGAGGCCGTGGACCTGCTCATAGATCTCCACAACACAACAGCCAACATGGGCCTGAGCCTCATCTTCTACTCTTTAGACTGGATCACTCTGCACATTTATAAGTATATACAG aGTAAGATGAGCTCCATGCCTGTGAGAGCAGTGCAGCTGGACATACCCATATCCGATGCTTACTCCCTGGAATCAGTGGGAAAGCATGGCCTTG CAATAGAGGTGGGGCCTCAACCCAACGGTGTGCTCAGAGCTGATATCTTTAACATGGTTAAGGAAGCAGTGGATCACACAGTAACATGGCTGCAGGAGTTCAATTCTG GATGTACTTTTGAGGGGGGTGAAGTGGAAGCATACACTTTCTTGAAAAGTGTTGACTACCCAAGAGACCCAGCTGGTGAAATAACTGCTGCTATACACCCCAAGTTACAG GATAATGACTTCAAGCTTCTGCGGCCAGGGGACCCCATGTTCATGTCCTTTTCTGGGGAGACGGTGAAGCACGAGGGAGAAGAGCTATACCCTTTCTTTGTGAATGAATGCGCTTACTATGAGAAGAAGATTGCTTTCCATCTAGCTCGGAAGACCACTTTCACCTTCCCTTCCATATGTGTGAAGAAAGACTGA